One window of the Haloarcula halobia genome contains the following:
- a CDS encoding amidohydrolase family protein, whose translation MLELEHEFRVVDVHARLEPDEERRPRDGVGNPEQLEREMHQAGVVRAVVYPGPRDDSYLKANNGVARMTVGRPMVAFARINGIRGLDTGPGTTLRNLTSRRGESHTSPADVEQYAYDDRFFGFKLDPATDGLPDEEVLAELASVSLPVLVHGGESFPPSRVAEALLGYDFPVILAHFGGHPLRRDLMDDAIDLLDSHDQLYLDTSAVRYRGQLERAVLEHPDRVLFGSGAPAVHPNVAVMEILTLDVPEDAMKKVFSNNPGRVVDELAP comes from the coding sequence ATGCTGGAGCTGGAGCACGAGTTCCGGGTGGTCGACGTCCACGCCCGTCTCGAACCCGACGAGGAACGGCGGCCTCGCGACGGGGTGGGCAACCCCGAGCAACTCGAGCGCGAGATGCACCAGGCTGGGGTCGTCAGGGCCGTCGTCTACCCGGGGCCACGCGACGATTCGTACCTGAAGGCGAACAACGGCGTCGCCAGGATGACCGTCGGCCGGCCGATGGTCGCGTTCGCGCGCATCAACGGGATTCGCGGTCTCGACACCGGCCCGGGGACGACGCTGCGGAACCTCACGAGCCGTCGCGGCGAGTCACACACCTCGCCGGCCGACGTCGAGCAGTACGCCTACGACGACCGCTTTTTCGGGTTCAAGCTCGACCCGGCGACCGACGGCCTCCCGGACGAGGAGGTGCTGGCGGAACTCGCGTCGGTGTCGCTCCCCGTCCTCGTCCACGGCGGCGAGTCGTTCCCCCCATCCCGGGTCGCCGAGGCGCTGCTCGGCTACGACTTCCCCGTGATCCTCGCGCACTTCGGCGGCCACCCGCTCCGGCGCGATCTGATGGACGACGCCATCGACCTGCTCGACAGCCACGACCAGTTGTACCTCGACACGAGCGCCGTCCGCTACAGGGGACAGCTCGAGCGAGCGGTGCTCGAACACCCCGACCGCGTCCTCTTCGGGAGCGGCGCCCCGGCGGTCCACCCGAACGTGGCAGTGATGGAGATTCTCACCCTGGACGTGCCAGAAGACGCGATGAAGAAGGTGTTCTCGAACAATCCCGGGCGCGTCGTCGACGAGCTCGCGCCCTGA